The Pseudomonas sp. Marseille-Q3773 DNA window GGCTGCGTTGCTGTGGCTGGTGGAGGCGGGCGCCACGCTGGTCAACCTCAGCCTGGGCCTGCAGCAGGACCGGCCTGTGTTGCACCAGGCTTGCGCCGAGGCCGTGGCTGCGGGTGTGCTGCTGTGCGCGTCCAGCCCGGCACAAGGCGGGCCGGTGTACCCGGCCAGCTACCCTGGAGTGATTCGGGTCACCGGCGATGCGCGTTGCGCGCCAGGCCAATGGTCATGGCTGGGCTCGCGGCAGGCCGACTTCGGGGGCTATGTGGGGGTGGGCGGCAAGGCAGGCGCGAGCCTGGGCTGCGCGGTCCTGTGCGGCAGGATTGCCGCGTTGCTGCGTGAGCAGCCCGGCATGCGCCAGCAGCAGGTGCACGACTGGTTGCGCCAGCACGCGGCATTTGCCGGCCCCGAGCGACGGGGGGGCGAGCATGCCTGAACCGTGCATTGTGGTGCTGGGCGCGGGCCCGGCCGGTGCGGCCACGGCGATTGGCCTGCGGCGCCTGGGCTACGCAGTCACGGTGGTGTCCGAATGGCGCCGCTTTGCCGCGGTCGAAGGGGTTTCGCAGCGGGTGCTGGACGCGTTGCGTCATGCTGGCCTTGGCGGAGCCCTGGGCCAGGCGGCGATAGCGGCCACCCGGCGGGTGCACTGGGGCGGCCAGCAACTCCAGCTGAACCAGGAGTTCCTGCTCGACCGGCAACAGTTCGACCGGGCACTGCGCGACGATCTGCAACGCGCCGGGGTAAGCGTGGTCGAGGGGCGGGTCGGCGAGCTCCGGCACGACGCAGGTCATCAGGTGCGTCTGGTCGATGGCCAGCTACTGCTGGCTGATTTCCTGGTCGAAGCCCGCGGCCGTCAGGCCCCGTTGGCGGCTGACCGCCTGCGTGGGCCGGAGACGGTCAGCCTGCTCAATACCTGGCAGGGTGCCCCGGGGACCCCTGCCTCGGCGGTGGAAAGCCTGGAGGATGGCTGGGCATGGATGGCGCGGCTGGAAGATGGCCGCTGCTACTGGCAGGTCACCCAGGACGCCGCCGGCCTGCCGGGCAAGGCTGGGTTGGCGGCGTACTGCGCTGCACGGCGAGCCCGCAGCGCGCTGGTGGCCGAGCTGTTCGATGCCCAGGCGCTGGCGCCGGCGCAGGTGCATGCGCGCAGTAGTACTGCGATTCTGGCTGGCGAATGTGTCGGCCAGGACTGGATACGGGTCGGCGATGCCGCGATGGCCGTGGACCCGTTGTCGGGCAACGGCATATTCCAGTCGCTGTCTTCGGCGTTGCAGGCGCCGGTGGTGATCAATACCTTGCTGCGCAGGCCCGGGCGGGCCGCATTGGCGCGGCAGTTTCACCAGCAGCGGGTCGAACAGCTGTTCTTGCGCTTTGCCCGCATTGGCCGGGATTTCCATGGGCAGGAGCAGGGCCGGGCCGAGCAGCCGTTCTGGGCGCGGCGTCAGGGGTGGCCGGACAGGCAACCGCTGCACATGGCGGCGGACTGGCAGGCGCTGCGGGTGGAGCGACGGCCGGTGTTGCGTGACGGGCTGGTGGACGAGGCCGAGGTAGTGGTGACGGCGGACCAGCCTTTGGGGGTGTGGCATTTGCAGGGTGTGGAGTTGGCGCCGGTAGTGCGCGAACTGTGTGGCGGTCGGCCGGTTGAGGCAGTGCTGTCAGACCTGCCGGGGGAGCAGCGGATGCGGGTACAGCGCTGGTTGTTGGAGCAGGGCCTGGCTTGAGATTGCCGGGCTGCTCTGCGGCCCACTCGCGACGGTGCCATCTACCGCGTCGCCTGCTTCGCGGATAAATCCGCTCCTACAGGTGTGAACCACGCCGGCTTCGCGTTGACACGGTATTTGTGGGAACGGCCTTGTGTCGCGATGGGCTGCGTAGCAGCTCCAGGATTGCGGATCAGAAGAAGGTGCCGACGATCACCTGCATATAGGTCCCGCTATCCCGCCCACCCAGCTGGGTGCCGCCATCGGCCGCACTGCGCTCCGGCTGGTAGAAACCCACCAGCGGGCTGACCAGCAAGTGCTCGTTGACCATCCATTCCACATACAGGTCCAGCTCCCGTCCGCCCTGGTCGCCTCGGTCGGTGTCCAGCGTGTCGAAGTCGAAGTACAGCGCGCCCAGGGTCAGGTTGTCCCGTGGCTTGCCCTTCAGCGCCAGGTGATGTACCTGGGTATTCTTGTTGAATGGCCCGGCATAGTTGGCCGCCACTTCTCCCTGGAACCAGGTGCCATAGCCACGGCTCAGGCCGTAGAACAGCGGGTCGAAGTTTTCGGAAAAGCGGCTGTAGCGGTAGGTCGCGGTGGGTGTCCAGGGCAGTTGGGAAAAGGTCCAGTTGCCCTCCAGGTACCAGGCGTTCTCGCGCCCGCCGGTCTGGTCCTGGGTCACGTATTCGGCGGCCAGCTCCAGATCCTTGACACCCAGGCTGCCGCGCCCGCGCAGGCTGGCCGTGTCCATGCCATCGCGGTGTTGCAGGCCCATGATCTGC harbors:
- a CDS encoding peptidase S8 and S53 subtilisin kexin sedolisin, with protein sequence MGTDLRVGVIDSGCSLEQGRGLLGARRFWLEDGQLREGEPLPDQLGHGSAVVEALQREAGPVPLLVAQVFAGQASTSALQVAAALLWLVEAGATLVNLSLGLQQDRPVLHQACAEAVAAGVLLCASSPAQGGPVYPASYPGVIRVTGDARCAPGQWSWLGSRQADFGGYVGVGGKAGASLGCAVLCGRIAALLREQPGMRQQQVHDWLRQHAAFAGPERRGGEHA
- a CDS encoding tryptophan 7-halogenase gives rise to the protein MPEPCIVVLGAGPAGAATAIGLRRLGYAVTVVSEWRRFAAVEGVSQRVLDALRHAGLGGALGQAAIAATRRVHWGGQQLQLNQEFLLDRQQFDRALRDDLQRAGVSVVEGRVGELRHDAGHQVRLVDGQLLLADFLVEARGRQAPLAADRLRGPETVSLLNTWQGAPGTPASAVESLEDGWAWMARLEDGRCYWQVTQDAAGLPGKAGLAAYCAARRARSALVAELFDAQALAPAQVHARSSTAILAGECVGQDWIRVGDAAMAVDPLSGNGIFQSLSSALQAPVVINTLLRRPGRAALARQFHQQRVEQLFLRFARIGRDFHGQEQGRAEQPFWARRQGWPDRQPLHMAADWQALRVERRPVLRDGLVDEAEVVVTADQPLGVWHLQGVELAPVVRELCGGRPVEAVLSDLPGEQRMRVQRWLLEQGLA